CCGATCTTGCCGCCTTCGATCTGCAGCGCCGATCCGTGTTCGTCATGCGCGCGACGCGAGGACAGGGTGAAACGGCTGACCGAGGCGATCGAGGGCAGTGCTTCACCACGGAAACCGAGCGTGGCCACCGATTCGAGGTCGTCGAGGTCGGCAATCTTGCTGGTGGCATGGCGCGATACCGCCAGTGGCAGCTGTTCCGGCGCGATGCCACTGCCGTTGTCGCGGATGCGGATCAGGCGGACACCACCCTCTTCAAGATCGATATCAACACGGCTGGCACCGGCATCGATCGCGTTCTCGACCAGCTCCTTGACCACCGACGCTGGACGTTCGACCACTTCGCCGGCGGCGATCTGGTTGATCAGGATTTCCGGCAACGGCCGGATCGGACGCGGGCCGGGCGCGCTCATGGTAGAGGATGGGCAGCAGACTTCATGGGTCGATGATAGCGGAGCCGCCCGTTGTAGAGTCGACTGTCAGTCGACAGCTCCCCGCCGGGCGCAGAAAACCCCGCGCTCTACAGGAAGCGGGTTACTTGCTACCGCCCGCCATGGTCCCGGCGGCGTCGATTTCGGCCTGGGCGCGGGCCGCGTACAGCGTGCCCGGCGGTGGCTGCCGGCTGAAGAAGGTGTGCACGCCATCGAGCACGGCACCGGCGATCTTGCGCTGGTAGGCCGGATCGATCAGGCGGCGCTCTTCGTCCGGATTGGAGATGAACGCGGTTTCCACCAGCATCGCCGGCATGTCCGAGGTGCGCAGCACGGCGAAGTTGGCGCGTTCGATGTTCGGCTTGTGGTTGTTGCCGATCCGCTTCAGGCCGCCCAGCACGTGGCCGGCGGCATCTTCGGACGCCTTCATGTAACCGCTCTGGGCCAGGTCCAGCAGCACGTTGGCGAGCGTGCCCTCGGTCTGCTGCAGGCGTACGCCCCCCACCAGATCCGCCGCGTTTTCCTTGTCCGCCAGCCAACGGGCACGCTGCGAAGAAGCCCCCTTGGTCGACAGCACATAGACCGACGAGCCGGTGGCCGAACGGTTTTCGGCCGCATCGGCGTGGATCGAAATGAAGATGTCGGCCTTGTTCGCACGTGCCTTCTGCGCACGCATCGGCAGCGGGATGAACACGTCGCTGTCGCGGGTCAGATAGGCCTTCAGGCCCGGCGTGGCATTGACCTGACGGGCAAGCTCACGCGCCACCGCCAGGGTGACATCCTTTTCGCGCTTGCCGGTCGGACCGATCGCGCCGGGATCCTGACCACCGTGGCCGGGATCGATGGCAACCACCAGATGACGCATGCCGGCCTGCATGCGGATGCGCGAGGCATCGCTGGGCATGGCCGGGCGCGGCGGTTCCACCGGCGTCGGTGCCGGTGCCGGCACGGTCGCCGGTGGCGTGGTCACCACGGCAGCGGTGCGCTGGCCGGCGAGGATCGCGGCCGGCGAGGAAGATGGTGAGCTGCTGGCCACGGTACCGGCCGCCGCAACCTGGGCCGGCGCGGTGGACGGCGCCGGCGTCGGCGTGGCGGGTGCGGCGGCAGTGGCACTGGCCTGCTGCCGCACCTGCGCGGTCAGCAGCGCGGTCGCGCGCGCGGCATCGGAACGCGACTGAGCGCTTTCTGCCGGCGTCGGTGCCGGCGTGTTGGCCGCTGCCTGCGGCTGCACCGCGGGTGTCGCTGCCGGACGGCTGGCAGCCACGGCCGGGCCATCGCCCGGCCATTCGATCACCAGCTTGGATTCATTGCCCTCGCGCTGCATCTGCGGGCGGAACGGCGCCACCGATTCCGCGAGGTCGAAAACGACTCGAAAGGTGCCCGGCACCGGTTGGCCGGTACGCACCGCCGTGACCACGCCCTGCGCGGCCGGCATCTTCAGGTTGCGTATGGCGCTGGAGTCGGGGAAATCGACCACCAGGCGGTTCGGTCCGGCCAGCGACAGGGTCTTGTAGCCGCCACTGCCGACCAGCGAGATCTCGGCACGGGTGCCGGTGGCGCCCGTATTCAGCAGCACCTGGCGGACCTCACCGGCACACGCACTGGCGCTCGCCAGACTCAGTCCGACGGCGGCACAGATGGCGATGAGACGGTTCCCCGGGCGCATGGCTCAGGATTCAATCACCGCGCTGAACGGAATGCAACACCTTTTTCCTTAATAATCCGTAACCTGCCGGTGTTTGTTCTCGTCAGCCGACAGAAATGGCCTGCAAGTCGCCCCCTTGGGGGAGCTGTTTCAACCATTCATGTCCGACGTCGCTGGCTGCAGTGAGACGCACGCGACGCCCCTGCCCTTCGATGTCCAGCGCCACCACCAGGTCGGTCGGCGGCAACGCGCCAGCGCCCCGCTCGGGCCATTCGACCAGCCACAGTACCGCACTGCCCTCGTCCAGGCCGAGGAAGTCCAGTTCGCCCGCCTGGCCGATGCGGTACAGGTCCAGGTGCCAGGCCTCGCCACCGCTGGCCAGCGGATAGCGCTCGACCAGCGTATAGGTCGGGCTGCGGATGGCACCCTGCACGCCCAGCGCGCGCAGCAGTGCACGGGCCGTGGTGGACTTGCCGGCACCGAGGTCGCCGCGCAGTTCGATCAGCGCCTGCGGCGGTCGGGTCGCCGCCAACCACTGCCCGAGCAGTTCGGTTGCGTCGCTGTCGGCAAGGAAGAAATCAGTCATGAAGAGTGTTCCGGGTTGGCCAGTCGCCGCAGCGGCA
This genomic interval from Stenotrophomonas sp. 57 contains the following:
- a CDS encoding N-acetylmuramoyl-L-alanine amidase codes for the protein MRPGNRLIAICAAVGLSLASASACAGEVRQVLLNTGATGTRAEISLVGSGGYKTLSLAGPNRLVVDFPDSSAIRNLKMPAAQGVVTAVRTGQPVPGTFRVVFDLAESVAPFRPQMQREGNESKLVIEWPGDGPAVAASRPAATPAVQPQAAANTPAPTPAESAQSRSDAARATALLTAQVRQQASATAAAPATPTPAPSTAPAQVAAAGTVASSSPSSSPAAILAGQRTAAVVTTPPATVPAPAPTPVEPPRPAMPSDASRIRMQAGMRHLVVAIDPGHGGQDPGAIGPTGKREKDVTLAVARELARQVNATPGLKAYLTRDSDVFIPLPMRAQKARANKADIFISIHADAAENRSATGSSVYVLSTKGASSQRARWLADKENAADLVGGVRLQQTEGTLANVLLDLAQSGYMKASEDAAGHVLGGLKRIGNNHKPNIERANFAVLRTSDMPAMLVETAFISNPDEERRLIDPAYQRKIAGAVLDGVHTFFSRQPPPGTLYAARAQAEIDAAGTMAGGSK
- the tsaE gene encoding tRNA (adenosine(37)-N6)-threonylcarbamoyltransferase complex ATPase subunit type 1 TsaE yields the protein MTDFFLADSDATELLGQWLAATRPPQALIELRGDLGAGKSTTARALLRALGVQGAIRSPTYTLVERYPLASGGEAWHLDLYRIGQAGELDFLGLDEGSAVLWLVEWPERGAGALPPTDLVVALDIEGQGRRVRLTAASDVGHEWLKQLPQGGDLQAISVG